The Oreochromis niloticus isolate F11D_XX linkage group LG13, O_niloticus_UMD_NMBU, whole genome shotgun sequence genome has a window encoding:
- the LOC102081739 gene encoding myosin-10-like — MYPRLRQPRQNVYAASPSTRGRPMSPDGLLSIQRALQESRNENNHLQNKIQKIEEEKLHLEKKCLQMEAQNKNLQETLQRQPDINIINEGWGIKFAQAREQIVFLIKENKQKSAEVKEMSEQLQGRKATIDKIEWDLQYMDQKNQLLQRKLDEAEEKNKEVLQQKEEQETKHKDMQRELQGMQEKYRMVKVRLDQTLRQNKDLLQEKEQQQERLTEERCIIKDFESKNQKMQEFCNELKVKTSELEGEKETLEKRCSQMQKRIDQMAKNNSELIKGILLEFNNLKRENIEMQAQKQKQDQMHEDLQCTLQDTQKRNEQLEGMHKEDLLRNADLQKAKQTQEATSKDLKEKLEETQATLEQVEKKCKTLEKQNAETIDELRTLILEKKALVEKSMKKKKKCFSLFRRRDATASSTDVASSCSTSVLPPNQSRQLTVPS; from the coding sequence ATGTATCCAAGATTACGGCAACCAAGACAAAATGTTTACGCCGCCTCTCCTTCCACGCGTGGCCGGCCAATGTCTCCAGATGGCCTCTTATCCATCCAAAGGGCATTACAGGAGAGTAGAAATGAAAACAACCATCTCCAGAACAAAATTCAAAAaattgaagaagaaaaacttcaCCTGGAGAAGAAGTGCTTACAAATggaagcacaaaataaaaacctgcAAGAAACACTACAGCGCCAGCCCGACATCAACATTATTAATGAGGGCTGGGGGATCAAGTTTGCTCAAGCCAGAGAGCAGATTGTATTCCTCATCAaggaaaacaagcaaaagagcGCTGAAGTTAAAGAAATGTCTGAGCAGCTTCAAGGCAGGAAAGCAACGATTGATAAGATAGAGTGGGATCTCCAATACATGGACCAAAAGAATCAGCTGCTCCAAAGAAAGCTTGAtgaagctgaagaaaaaaataaagaagttcTCCAACAGAaggaagaacaggaaacaaagcatAAAGACATGCAGCGCGAACTCCAAGGCATGCAGGAAAAGTACAGAATGGTGAAGGTAAGGTTGGATCAAACACTGCGCCAAAATAAAGACCTCCTTCAAGAGAAAGAGCAACAACAAGAAAGACTGACAGAAGAAAGGTGCATTATCAAGGACTTTGAGAGCAAAAATCAAAAAATGCAAGAATTCTGTAATGAACTGAAGGTCAAAACAAGTGAGCTGGAAGGAGAGAAGGAAACATTGGAAAAACGATGCTCACAGATGCAGAAAAGGATCGATCAAATGGCCAAAAACAACTCAGAGCTCATTAAGGGGATATTGTTGGAATTCAACAACTTGAAGCGAGAAAACATAGAAATGCAGGcccaaaagcaaaaacaagaccAAATGcatgaagacctgcagtgtaCGCTACAAGACACCCAGAAAAGAAATGAGCAGCTAGAAGGCATGCACAAAGAAGATCTACTGAGAAATGCAGACCTGCAGAAGGCAAAGCAAACACAGGAGGCAACATCCAAAGACCTCAAAGAAAAGCTTGAAGAAACACAAGCAACATTAGAacaggtggaaaaaaaatgcaagacACTTGAGAAGCAAAACGCAGAAACAATCGATGAGTTGAGAACCCTCATCTTGGAGAAAAAGGCGCTGGTGGAAAAGtccatgaaaaagaagaaaaagtgcttCAGCTTGTTCCGGAGGAGGGATGCTACTGCTTCTTCAACCGATGTAGCCTCGTCTTGCTCCACCTCTGTTCTcccccccaaccagtcccggcagttgactgtcccctcctga